One genomic window of Streptomyces sp. NBC_01498 includes the following:
- a CDS encoding EF-hand domain-containing protein yields MASEFQERKLSGVFAAFDTDGDGYLREEDFRALVARWSRLPGVGPGTELRARVESLLMGWWAALLEIGDTDRDGAIGMDEVLALVDRLPGMIADVTATADTVFDAVDSDGDGTISPEEHRRLVETWNGRPVDLTGVFARLDVDGDGRLGRAEFALLWRQFWISDDPAEPGNRLCGRIPAD; encoded by the coding sequence TTTCAGGAACGCAAACTCTCAGGCGTGTTCGCCGCGTTCGACACGGACGGCGACGGCTATCTGCGCGAGGAGGACTTCCGGGCGCTCGTCGCCCGCTGGAGCCGGCTGCCGGGGGTGGGTCCCGGTACCGAACTGCGGGCGCGGGTGGAGTCGTTGCTGATGGGCTGGTGGGCGGCGCTGCTGGAGATCGGGGACACCGACCGGGACGGCGCGATCGGCATGGACGAGGTGCTCGCGCTCGTGGACCGGCTCCCCGGCATGATCGCGGACGTGACCGCGACCGCCGACACCGTCTTCGACGCCGTGGACTCCGACGGGGACGGCACGATCTCCCCGGAGGAGCACCGCAGACTCGTCGAGACCTGGAACGGCCGGCCGGTGGACCTGACCGGTGTCTTCGCGCGTCTCGACGTCGACGGCGACGGCCGGCTCGGCCGCGCAGAATTCGCCCTGCTGTGGCGACAGTTCTGGATCAGCGACGACCCGGCGGAGCCGGGCAACCGGCTCTGCGGCCGGATCCCGGCCGACTGA